agGAGCACCATGTggggcaccagaggcggtgttgaggaactcttttgcaGCTCAtcacatctactaaatgccgctgatacgaccgagctgtgacggaCGTCTGTAgtggcttaaacaactagcaatcgccgctctgtagcacggagctcctcttcaACGTTTGTTTTTACCGCTAGTTACTATGAAGGAGCTTGCTACAtgtatgctacattcaagagaccttgggatgttaatgtacgttactcagcaacatgtgaaaataggggcaaggttgcgcaatgcgcaacgttaaaatgatttgaacttttagcaaggaacgagaagtgaattacctgtatgtgtgaaaacaggtTTATCTCACACAtccgttttgttgttgttgaatatatttTTAGGCCATATCACCTAGCCCTACCTTAACCTTAAAAAACTGAAGTCATATGAACTTTGCAGAGCAGAAGCCGATTTATCTGGATACCGTGCACTTCAGACACTGCCCTAAATCCATGGTGTTCATTTCTGTGGCATGCAGGTttcatatttgttttcagtACTGATTTCATGACTTTGTTAATTGTCTCCAGTTAAGGGTGAACTGAGCTATTGTTTTGTTAACATGACTATGCAGAGCAAAACCAAAAGCGCAGGTATGGACACTGCTGGCTTTGAGGGAACATTTTCACAGCACTGTATCTGTTTTGTGTTAAAGACATGGGGTGTGTCTGTAAAGTGATGCAACAAAGGCAACTCAAGCAATGTTTTCTTAAGCTAACTCACTCCTACTAACCATGAAATTCACACTAGATGATTAGCTGTTTTATGCGTATTACCTGGTGTTTCCCCATATGGCTTTGGTGGTTTGACAGTCTCTCCGAAACCGCCAGTGGCCTTGGTGGTGCTTAGCCTCTTGGGCTCTGGTGTGGTCACCACAGTGAACGTCCTTTGGGAGAGCCCGGTAGTAGTGCTAGTAGTTGTGGCCACTGTGGTAGTTGAGACCTTGGTGGACAGCGTTATGTTGGGCTCCGGTTTTCCGTCGTCGTCTATGCTATCTGTCCCTGTGGGTCCCCAGTCGATAAATCCGGCCACTGTGGTAGTCCGGCCCTCCTGAGACTTGTCATAACTGTCCCATTTCAGCTGCCTTCTGGCTCTAAGTAACAACCTCACTGAGTCTCCTCTGCTCCCTCTGGATAAAGCTGCTGGAGCTTTCGCTATTACAGCCAAAGGATCACCTGTCTCCATTTGAGAGTATCTCAACCGGCACTCCTTACACACTGCTTGTCCCTTATGTGCTGGCTTCCGATGCTTTTGACCCTTGACTTTTGGCCATATCCCTGCCTTGTTGTCTTGTGGTGGAGGGATAGGGTTGAGGAGGCGGCGGGCCAACGGGCTCACTGTTCTCCAGTGAAGCTTGTTGGGTATGTCCCAGAGCGGCTGCCAGCGAGGTCGAGAGCGAGGCACCGATTTAGGCGTGAGTTTGACCCCCATACCCTGACTGAGGGGGCTGCACACAGAGAAGTCCAGGGTGAGGTGGGTCATGGCCAGCAGGAGCCACACCCGGTGCCCCACACAGCTGCCTGGCCTCAAAGCAGACGGACtgcagagaaaggagaaagtAAATGAGAGAAACGTTTTAGATTCAAACACAGTTCACTATATGTTCAAACCATACGAATCAGGTACCCTCCGTCTCCCACCTTCAAGCTAATGACCTGTTGTTAAGATTCACATCTGTATTCACCCTCCAATTGCACTCCTGGCAAAGTTCTACTCCACAACTTCTTAAATTCCTACTCAATTAAGCTTCGGTAATAATTAGCTTTGCAGAGCGCCTCTTGAATTGCAGTCTAAAGGTCAGACACCAAGTAAATGTTGTAAAACGTGAAAGATTATGGATTCAAACTCTGCACTCAACTGTCAAAAGCAGTGAGGACTTATCCTTGATGTTACAGATTCATATCAATCCTGGGATGATTACACCGACACACAAGGTCAGGCCTGGTTTAGCTGATCTTCATATTCTGCATTATCTCCCTCAGACACAAAGTCATCTGATTCCCAAAGGGCAATTTGATTATGCAGTGCAATGATGGGGAAGGTAACACACAATGCCGGCAGAAGAAACAGCATAACAAGTATATTGCAGAAATCTTAACGTATACAGCTACCGCATTAATGTATTCAAAACCAATGTATGTCCAAAGATGTCCTTTGTTACTGTATAAACCTCCCTTCTGCTCATCAACAAGATGGCAAGGTGATGGATAGGGTGGCTGTTTAGGCCAGGACCCTACAGTGGACTGATTTTACAGACAACCTTCAGTGGCCCCTGGGACAAAGCTACACAATGATTCCTAAGGGAGAAACCTCATTATGGGCTATCTTTCATCTCTGCTGTCCTTGGCCAAGTTAAGCCCACACGGACGACTCATTTTGAAAGCATCACAGAGGTGATGATAGATGGAAAAGTGTGAATGGGTTCATCGACTGTCTAAGGCGACACAAAGATGTCCGTCGTTCATGTTATCACCAAGTTATGTTTTTACAAGTCTCTAAGTGTTGTATAATACTGTAGTGACATTTGACAAGACAAACTGGGCTTCTGTTGGTAAAGTGGGTAAATTACTTGTCACATGCAAATCTACATTAGTGTgttcaaatgtaaatgtaaatgttcagCAAATGGGACAAAGACAGTAGAGTTTGCACTAATCCCAGTGAAAGTTCACACCAAGTGATTTGATggattttaactgctcttcTATAGATTTAAAATATTGTTGGATGTCAAGTTTTATCAGAAATTCAATCTGTCAGACTCCTTGCATAACCTGTTGTCCTGTCAGTAAACGTGTTCTTGTTCTCTTTACTTGCACGAAATGGTAAAAAAAGAATCTGGATGTGATGTAAAAACGAGGATACAGGTAAGGCTGTGTTTGTAAAATGCAACAGCCTGACAGTGGCGTTAGTTTTTCACTTAAGTAAAGCGTCAAATTCTAGTTCAACAACAGAGTTTAGGATTATGATTTGTGGGTTGCATTTGAATTATTTTGAACAAATGTGCGGGTGATGGCTGGGTTCCTAGTTATAAACTAGTCAAACAAAGGTTTATTAACTATTTATTCAAAAGCAATTacaaaataacattaacaaataaCAAATTATCATTAAAACCATATGATCAATATAGAAAGGTGCAtgttattattagggctgtcaaaataacgtgttcattttgattaattaatctgagaaaaaataacgcgttaaaaaaaataacgcagattaatccattccagccgttctagccaccattggactgtaaatttaaggagggagacgagaatgttctgcctggatcattaactggaacattcacttgtaaaaatcttcttcctgccaaccctggctaccaaaatctggtgccactgatatgtctgcgcttctctctgatgctctgaaacagacggcaacacaaacaccgctgcacgtgacgctagttaacactatactcgacagctaTAGACATAGAGTAGActctatatatgtctatatatctacagcagctaacgttagcctaccgctagctagtagctggattaaaaacagttaaaatgctgacagctaatgctaaacggtgtagtatgtaattaattagattcatttttttaatcgattgacagccttAGTTATTATAAATATCAACACTGTGCATgtctcctcctaactcctgttaaatcatatTAGACTAAGGCTATCCAAAGttaatttttgtttattttgtttgttagatcattgttcatttttgaAAGTGTTAGGATCTTAATAAACACGCAGTTTTGTACTTGTTTTATGTTCTTGTTGCACTCATTACATCTCATCTAAAcatatttctgtcattcaaacaactctggattgtagtttaaaacttctATAATAACAGCCAACTTAATAAAATGTAGGGTTTTATTCAGACTTGGATCCATGGAGACAGAGACCAGAAACAGTCTTGGTTAGCACCGGCTAGCGGTTAGCGGTGAGCATGTTGAATGAATGGTGCTCTCATCCATCATTAACATGTGGCTAACTTTAAATTCAGGCATAATTAAGTATACTAGTATAAAATAACATTAGTACTTTAGACTAAAAATGTAAGTGATGTTTAGTCAACATGTTTTATAGACACACTGACTACAAGTATGAGTCATTctgaacaatgtttttattactCACCCCACCTTCCATTGGACTTGTGAAGGCCAAGCAAACCACTAACTGATAAATAATTTAGAATGGCATTTTAATTGAGCCATAAATGGTGACGGATCTGGTCATTAAAGAGCAGTGACAAGGTCAGTGTATTATTGACAGTTAGAAATatggataataataataataataatgtcgtGCCAGTGTTTTGGCTGTGACCTCAGACTGAGATCCTGGCACTTCCCAAATCAACACACTCGAGGTGACTCAAGTTTAACTCTCCAGGCCACATTTATACGATATCTGATAAGGAAAGTGTTAATGAtcataaatatgaatatatgacATGGAGCAGGGTGAAAAGAAGAGCTGTAAAATGTCCATGTTGGCCATGTTTGTTAAGCACCTTACTTTTGACCGTGCTGGGCTCAAACATGGCCAATGAGAAGAGTAAAGAGTATCCTGGAAGAGCAGCCATGGCAACAGAAGTTATCGGACCAAAAAGAAAACCCATAATAATACAGAACTGAGGTGAATCCTGTGGTTTAAGATAGTTGAGTTGATTATATGGTTTGTACAAGATGGCCGAGTCTGTTCTGTTGAGGTATCAACAGAAGTGGAACTGCTTTAGTAGCAAACCACTGAATGAAGACCACAGATCACTGAAAGGGGAATCAAGCTGGGTACTGATTTTCTAGAAAATGGGTACATTTTCTTATAAGAAATATTTAACATTACTACTGAATACATTAGCTGTAACACAGTAATGATCTAACTCATCAGAGAAATGAGCTTTGATGCTAAAgaattcataaataaaaaaggtaaatattcatgttttTCCCCAACGGTAAACAGTAATATAAAATGTTAGTTATGGTAGTTTTCACGGCTGCACCAACATCATCTTTAGGATCACAATCAATCAAGGCCAACTTTCTTTCAACGTGTCTTCTTTTTTaactgtgaaaaaggtccagaCCACGGACATTGCTTAGTCTTCACTTCAGCATGTAAATTCTGTGCTGCATTACTGGATCACAAACACAGCGTGgcaaaaaaaaaccacaaataaaaacacacacacaaaagcactgCCCCGACAGACACAACAGCAGCTAGACGGAAATAATCATCGATTGTTGACATCGGGCCAGTTTTGCTCATCCGACCGATGCCGatgtatgaaaaaaaagactaacATCGGCCGATATCGATGTGACTGACGAGTTATCATGCATCCCTACTCTTAATTGGTAGGAGGAGGAGGTCACACACTCAGGTCCCACTGACAAACAATAAACAGTATTTTGTAATAACTATTATTAAGTGACTGAAGCACATAAAATCGACAGTTTTTATCTGTCAGCCTATTTTGTTGCCTGTCTGatcaatattaaatattaaaattgGTACTTACTCGTTCAAAGTTATAAATGCAATTGATAATAATTCCAGCAAGAACACATGCTACAGATAAAATGGacagtaaaatatttttttgtaagacCAGTAGTTGCATCATTTAAGAGCGAGACTAATATTCTTTGACATCCCACATAATGAAAATATAATTTGGAAATATACTGCACAGATGGCAGATAAAGTGCAGTATTCACAGCGCAAACATACCAGATTGCTTTCTGGTGGGAATGTGTGTCTGGTGTCCTATTTTATAAGCACATGCTCCATCATGCCATCATTACTAACTTCAGTATATAGTTAAGCCTCAACAATATGGCAGGAAATCCCTTTAGTGAAGATTGTGACATCTCCAGATTCTGAGCATGTACTGTCCCCGCCTCCCATTTCTATCCTCACAAAGCATTGTGATTGTACATGGAGTAGCAGTGGGGCACACAGGCAGATggattttcattgaaaaaccaCATTTAGCTGAAAAATTGGAGGAGGACACATTCCTATGCAAGTTTATTGATGGAATGGGGGAAAGTTAAAGTTGACTGTAAGCTACTTTATATGCATTATTCGGGCAGTATTCATTGACCCAACAGGCTACTCAAGTCCTGGATTTCAGTATGCCAGGTCCATTCTAGAGCCAGACATACAGGGAATGAAATTACTTTGTGAAGTTATGGAGCAAACAGTTAATTAGTGTGTCTGTTGGCCTGGAGGACTCAGGTTTGAAGGTCAGCAGAAGACTTGCTGGAATGATGATTTTAACCAAGACTTGCCATACCGCGGATGAAAGAGGCAACCTGGGCTTCTGCTCACAGACACACCAGGCAAAACAAAATCCCTGTgcatcacacatacacactcctgGAGCCTCTACCATCAAAATATACACAGACAATATTGTTTGTATAAGCCATGTTTGTTGTTATCTCTCATTGTTTTCCGTGTATCTATTTATCCAGGGGCCATGATGCCTACCATATGTTAAATTATAAATTTGGAAATTATAGCCAGAGCTGAGagaaacactgtgtgtgtgtgtgtgtgtgtgtgtgtgtgtgtgtgtgtgtgtgtgtgtgtgtctgtgtgtgtgtgtgtgtgtgtgtgcgtatgtgtgatCCCTGAACCTCTGGTGTCCTTCATCAACCTCAAGAAATGTAGAATTTCAACAGAAAGCAAGTGAtgtaacagtgtgtgtgagatgtgatATTTCGGAGCAATATATTTGGATTATGCTTCTCAGCCCAAATAGGAAAAAGCGCTGGAGGAGGGTTCACCAAGCTTCActtctcactctctcctctttGCCAGTTTAAGCTGTACTATATTGAGTAAATCTACGTCGAACTTATTCTGCAGCTTCTTAAATGCCACTGTCACGGGGGTTAGGATTAGGTCCTGACAGGAACTCCAAATTAAACACATGATCTTCATGCTTCACAACCACAGTCTGCAGTGCATAATTAGGGCCTGTTTTATTAAATCATAATTGGCATATGACTCAAGCTCTGATTTCTACAACTAAATTGCATTTGAGAGTTAGTCATGGATAAAAAACATTCTGCAACTATGTTTACAACATGCCTTTGGCCAAATAGCTGTCCAAAAAGTGGAGAGtttgcacataaaaaaaaaaaaaaaaaaaaaaactgaaaataaggTTTACAAAGTAGAACTGAAAACTTTGCCAGCAGAGTTAAAGCACACGCTAATGCCAGAACCAAAGTGAACATTTGTATGATTATCCGTCACTTTCCTCCACTTTGGTTTAAAACCCACACTGCACTGCTGTACGAACAGGGAAAACATTAGACTGAGTAATCCATTGCACACAATACTTAATACAATTTACCTGGCCTCCTTGAAACTAGAAAGCTCCCATAACCAACATAATGccatcaaaagaccaaattgaATGAAGAGTagcctttgaagtctgtgaaaGATTCACAGCATAATCCTGAATCAAATGCTTGAGCAAAGGGTGAGAGCGGTTAATAAAAAAGGCCATTCACACAGATGGAAAATACAGGTTGCTTTGCATAGCAGGGCGTTGTCTAGTCCTATATGTCATATTGTTGACATATGAAGTGCTTTACTGTGGTTTGCACTGTTTCATGATTTCCAGCCTATTGTTTTTTCACTCTTTCATGATCTGTGAATTGAGCTATAGCACATTTGAGGGTTCTCGTTCTCAGCAGCACAATGACTAAGGCACTCTAGACGAAGTAATTGCATTTCCTTCTCTCTGCTCCATACAGTATGTAGTATCAGCTGAAGGGTTTCATATATAGATGTTGAAACTGATTTAAATGTACCTAAGTGGCAGACACATGCTGTTTATACTCTGTAGTTGGAGGATGGCTGGGTCAAGGCAAAGTGAAGTTATAGATCATTGAGATACAACACAGATACTCTCCATCACCAACATGGAAAATGCCAAGATGAGCATGGATTTCTTCAGGGTATAAAATCAGGTCAAGAGTTACAAACTGCTATGAAAATCCCATGATGACCCAAGCCTTATACATCATCTTACTCATAGTTCACTTATAGTTCACAGTCAGCACTGTTTTCTGTATATCGCTTAATACTAATACAACTGTACCATCTGTGTTTTAACTCCATAGCATTACTCGTATCATGTGTATGAAGTCAGCAACACTGATATGATGCAATGTAACCTTTACGTGTGCAAGTGCTAATTTAAGCAGAGTCATGCATGTAGAGGCATACACTTTATAGACTTTTATCCAGGACAgttgcacaaaaacacacaaactgaatgataaacatcaatgtagatatgCAACAACAAACCTTTTTCAGAGATGACATACGGTTAGCATGTCGTATAGATCGTAACCCCTGTCTCCATTCTAAAATGGTCTTCGGCGTCGgacagtgttgtagtactcgagattGGCtttggtctcaagaccacttttaGAAGGTCTCAGTCTCGCCTCGGAATCAATCACATCTTTACTCGGCCTTGTCTTGGTCTCGGATAAAGaggactcaggattttatttcaagatcGGTCAAGACCAaaactgcagggatatcactaaattgcctgtgTATCGTCTGATTTGTGTGTTCACATCATTACTGATAAtggatgtaaaacttcctgcttcaaatgcaaccaataacttcaCTCATTTCTAGTTtgaatgtgttactgttaaccccccgctgttggatgctgtcctcctctcctacttcaatgcctaagaatctatctctctctctccctgacgctgtctttcactggttgaagcctgaaaatattgtaaacaaattaaaaacataactaattacacgggtcggactgttcagctctgtttcagactgatacctccggttcacaCCTGCCTTTTTTAGTCGCAGAAAATACTTTTCTATACTCATCtagattgaagcagcaaacattcagtgtaagagtaaaaaatgaattatttataatacgtttatttgactcacagctgctacatagtgttttgacctcgacaacccaactgcattttaccgtaaacttgcgactagttaactttctaaagcaggcgcaatcgcttgtttgctaagagtcgggtcggtgattgtgaatgtgtgattgtgtaaaggtgttcacgagatagataccaacctttcgtgaacttgtgaatttcgccagccgtcttctctcctttacgaagacagacgctgtgtgcacagtgggctcgatggtgttttaagcctccaacatcgccttacaggcagctaaccctcaccttaacacTAACATAACTTCAGCCGTGCTGCCTGAAAagcgacgttgggggctaaaaacatcaaacaccgcacggtgggaggagctgtgtgtgtgtgtgtgtgtgtgtgtgtgtgtgtgtgtgtgtgtgtgtgtgtgtgtgtgtgtatgtgagcgagacacaagtgacagagagacggaggagagcagggaaaggaaatgcagaagaacgtgttttaaataacgttgaaaaaaaaattaataacgaaacgcaatgtgcGGCGGCCGGTGCTGATAGTGTGGCGCACCaccacacattagtctatgtgtgggaaacactgtcatggtaatgacttggtctcggtttaggtggtcttgaatACAACACTGGCGTCGGATGTTAATAGCTTATTCTATTCCAGCTGTCCACTGACTCCCAGTCAATGTTGAGACCAGGTTTGTGATGGTGTTCACAGAGCATTGCTCCACAAAAAAGCTACTGAGGGGAACTCAGGGGATTATTTTGTCACACATATTTTCCAGCTTTTGTTATCATTAATGTTCTTAATGTATTTTGGTTAAAACATTGTTAGTGAATAGAGGAACCTGAGTAGAATATTGATTTGCAGTAGTAACTACGGATCAAATCAGTAGTATCTAAATGGATGATCTAATCAGAAAGTATGTGACACGTTGTATCCAGTGACAGTCACCATTTTGTCTCAATGACGAGGAAGCACATCACATACTTAAGGCTTGCAACATGTCAGGCACCTTGAAAATGGCGAGCAATGCCCAATGCTTGATGATTCTGCTCTTCCCCCAGAAAAGATCAAAGCAGTTGAGTGCTGTGTAGGCTATTATGCGCAGGAATTCTGCAAACCAAGTGCCAGTGGGGCATAGATAAGCAAAGAAACAAAGGGCAGGATATACAATAGTCTCTGTGAATGAGGCCAACTTTAAAGGCTCTTCTGAAGCCTTTTTAAAATGCTTCACAGAGCCTCGATGTTTTAGTAATCATAAGAAGTCAAGCTTAACAAAAAGTGGCAAAACAGTACAGAATACATTAAAGTAGCACTGCACAAAGGGCTTATTAAAACAGTCTAAATTTAGAGCCAAATTCCTTCCTTAcagtgtatataaatatataaatcatACATTCAATACGtcacgtcatccacaagcgaacgtcatccacaagcgacagcagtcggcggggacgaggcagccggcagctgccttcaacctcctacctaacagtcggctctatcgcctagtttttattatactaataaagtgtttttaaaaccaaagatacatttttacgtgtaagtaagtattagcctcacgctaatttatcaagactaggcctaccggctaaactaacgctagcttcatggcaacctctacacctggcgagtccccactccccctcaggatttcctcgttgttcaataatacaaacaaagaaattgctgacctcagggaagatgtaggtggcctacactgcctggatcggccaaatgacaacgttcctcaaaaacaatctccacaaccgaacggtaagcaatcttcctcttcttttccctgcccatctgaaaccgacactgactgtttttctcccgtcaccggctatccacacccccccactcctcgtccgctcttccccctaaccacagtaattattggggactccatcactagagacctatggtttcataatgctgtcacacactgttttcccggagccaaagttgcagacatcctggctaaagttatggacctgataccctcatttccgacctctatcaaacgcatcgtggtccattgtggacataacgacatgtccactcggattcaggagtgtgagcgcacaaggcgagactttaccactctcattgaggctttaaaaagcactgggaagtcggtttttatttcgggcccacttccatctctaggtcgcggatcatgcctctttagtagactactctcccttaacacctggctctagctcacatgcagcattcacaagataggttttattgacaacttcaatctgttttgggaacgtggctccctgttcagcagggatgggattaaTCCCAATACAcacggaagccagatgctacgtggaaatttgcaccacgccctgcatacccagacctctgattgactgtttacatcccgtaaacactcccacaagcacactgaccagacacactctcccaaagtcaataatcagagatacagcgctacacgcccctctgtgctcccttcagagcaatcacccattcataatcccataaccaccgtgtctgtcccccgactgagaccgtttaaaccaaacgctaacaaaagaggtgctatactaaacaacctaattggaattacaacaaccactgcaacgatagaacagaataggaaaatcaaatgtggactattaaatattagatctctgtcatcgaaagcattattggtaaactaattgatatcagataaccacattgatttattctgcctcaccgaaacctggctgggccatgacgaatatgttagtttaaacgaagccactcctcccagtcataataatacccaaattccacgaggctcaggccgaggagggagagttgcagccatatttgactcgagcctgttaattaatcctaaacctaaac
The genomic region above belongs to Sander lucioperca isolate FBNREF2018 chromosome 12, SLUC_FBN_1.2, whole genome shotgun sequence and contains:
- the ajap1 gene encoding adherens junction-associated protein 1; translated protein: MWLKRSVARSPSALRPGSCVGHRVWLLLAMTHLTLDFSVCSPLSQGMGVKLTPKSVPRSRPRWQPLWDIPNKLHWRTVSPLARRLLNPIPPPQDNKAGIWPKVKGQKHRKPAHKGQAVCKECRLRYSQMETGDPLAVIAKAPAALSRGSRGDSVRLLLRARRQLKWDSYDKSQEGRTTTVAGFIDWGPTGTDSIDDDGKPEPNITLSTKVSTTTVATTTSTTTGLSQRTFTVVTTPEPKRLSTTKATGGFGETVKPPKPYGETPGLAVHQIITITVSLIMVIAALITTLVLKNCCAQSGNGRHNSHQRKIHQQEESCQNLTDFTPARVPSKVDIFTAYNDSLQCSHECVRTAVPIYTDEMIQQTPVYKTAYNGNRPSPTERQLIPVAFVSEKWFEISC